Sequence from the Microplitis demolitor isolate Queensland-Clemson2020A chromosome 2, iyMicDemo2.1a, whole genome shotgun sequence genome:
GCCGTATTGGATGTCATGGATGCGGGACTGGATAATATAAGCGAGGGTGCATTTCGTGGACTTCTTTCTTTGCGTACCCTTAAACTCGGTGGCAACAAATTACGTGAAGTGCCGACAAAACAGCTGTCTATACTAAATCGCCTAGAGGAATTGATCCTCGGGCAGAATTCCTTTACGATGTTACGCTCGGGCGCATTTGCAAGTCTGTCAAATCTTAAAAAACTAGATATCTCTGGGGCTAAATTACTGACAACAGTTGAACGCGGTGCGTTTGCCGATAATGGAAATCTCGAAACGTTAATCCTGAAAAGTAATCGCAGACTAACGACTATGGAAGACGGTGCACTGGCCGGTTTACCAAATCTACGTCACTTAATGCTACGGGATAACGCTTTTACGAGTTTCCCCGAATCTTTAGTAGCGTGGGGTGAATTACGTCGACTGGATTTGAGTGAAAATCCCGTCGTTTGTGACTGTAATCTTCTATGGTTGGCTGAAGTTTTAGTGGCAAGAAATTCAAGTCCTGTGATTTGCGCAGAACCGAATGAATCCCGTGGTAAACCACTCAAGGGTATGGAACCTGACGAATTGGGATGTGCCTTCTCAGATCCACGAAAGCAAGCACTTATAGCAACTGTGTGTGCCGCTGGTTTGGCTTTATTTGCTGGAATGGCTTTCTTCCTTTACTACCGCTGTCGCAAACGCGTTCGCGATGCACTGAAAGATTACAAATGGAAGAACCGCGCAATATCTCGCAAGGAACACGAGTACCAGAAGACCTTTTCCGACGAGGAATACATCGTCCGCACACACGGCgctcatcatcatcgtcagcATCCTCACCAGCAGCAGTTTCAACATCAACAATTCCAACATGCCCAGCAGCAACTGCAGCATCCTCATCAAATCACCCCTGGCATAAAACCGATTCCCGTGACAGAACTGTAGCTAGAGCTTAGGGCAGCGAGCCCCGGCAATGGCGGAGTCTGGTTTTTACCACACGGTGGTACGACTCCTGCCGAGGGTTTCACTTACATTGACGGGGAAACCGCCCGACAAATGCGTCGTCCAGGCACGCTGCCCGTGCATTCGGCAATAAACCAACGCACCAATAACTCAAATACTATTTcaaacaacaataacaaccaCAGTCACAATCACAATCCCTCGGCAGTATCAACAAATAACATATTTTCACCAACATCCGGTCCGATTGATAACAATGTCATAACAAGCAATGGATCAACACGACATATGAGTCATTCGTTGCGACGCAACCCACCGGCATTGCCGGCACGTGCAGATTCATGTCGCATTGTCAATGACGATCATCATTCATCTCAAAAACATTCGCCCCCGTGTCCTCAGTCATCGTATCCTACTTTACCGATAAACGGACACGTCTCTTCGTACTACTACCGCGAGCGTGACAGCACCGGTACCAGTTCCAGTATCGGAACAGCAACCAGAGAACGCACCAGTATACGTGACCGTGAACTCCCCCCAGTTCCTCACAGGAACGAGCCCATGGAACTCGAGATCCACGATCAGTTGGCCGGCAACGCGGGCTACAGAGAATAAATGAGACAAATATCTATAGTCTAGGGTTTTAATTTAACTGCcgaaaataaaatcaagaCTGATATTGATGGTTATCCAGCACCAGCTCCCTCCCTGCTTCCACTACCGAGGGTTAGGAAGCCTTCGGACTAAAAAGAAGCGGTTTTTTTAAACCGGGTTCACAGTGTGTGTTAAATAGCTAAGCGAGTTAATGGACCGGGTATTTAGCGAAGCGTTTTTGTACCACGAACTCGTGAATTCTTCCCGAGGCAGCTCATCACAGGATCCGGGTATCAAGTGAAGACTGAAATATGTCTAATAAGACAAACATTCCtcggttatttattttaaatgtcacAGGAATGTTGTGAGTCACTGtagttatattatatatatgtatatatataagtatatacatatatatacatacatgtgtACGTATGTTTGTGTAATTATTTGCGGATGAGATCAGATGGGAGAGAATGTTGCAAATGTTTATGATAAGGATGGGAAGATACTATAAGAATTCTTAGGTTCGATAGCGGGatagatagtaaaaaaaaaaaaaacaaaaaacaaaaaaaaactaatgattTAAGGAAATGGTCTAAAGAgcgaatttaatttttaaaaccactTATTTGAAGTACCTCTGGGTCttgtattataataataataaacacatAAGAGAAAATATCTGTGTTAATAAAAAGCagattcataaaaatatatatat
This genomic interval carries:
- the LOC103579601 gene encoding leucine-rich repeat-containing protein 4B isoform X1; translation: MADIEIRLTMDTSQDIHGVCRTEDDSKSNKTMRNKTIFSPDTNPCRESSKRTSKSCRWSSWSSSSWKLILLINVSLLATANSAFCPSGCTCDDEALVVSCVGVSLDVIPIALNPSTQRLVLKESRIRMVDAAAFQFYGDLKNVDLSSNHLFTIPNGSFAAQKNLVELHLKHNKISALTEKTFQGLVSLTVLNLRDNYLETLTNGLFTSLTKLEELDLGQNRISKVEPGAFQKLGALRVLYLDDNQLKSIPSPALAPLNALAELHIGLNGFSTLPDDAFKGLERLAVLDVMDAGLDNISEGAFRGLLSLRTLKLGGNKLREVPTKQLSILNRLEELILGQNSFTMLRSGAFASLSNLKKLDISGAKLLTTVERGAFADNGNLETLILKSNRRLTTMEDGALAGLPNLRHLMLRDNAFTSFPESLVAWGELRRLDLSENPVVCDCNLLWLAEVLVARNSSPVICAEPNESRGKPLKGMEPDELGCAFSDPRKQALIATVCAAGLALFAGMAFFLYYRCRKRVRDALKDYKWKNRAISRKEHEYQKTFSDEEYIVRTHGAHHHRQHPHQQQFQHQQFQHAQQQLQHPHQITPGIKPIPVTEL
- the LOC103579601 gene encoding leucine-rich repeat-containing protein 4B isoform X2; this encodes MRNKTIFSPDTNPCRESSKRTSKSCRWSSWSSSSWKLILLINVSLLATANSAFCPSGCTCDDEALVVSCVGVSLDVIPIALNPSTQRLVLKESRIRMVDAAAFQFYGDLKNVDLSSNHLFTIPNGSFAAQKNLVELHLKHNKISALTEKTFQGLVSLTVLNLRDNYLETLTNGLFTSLTKLEELDLGQNRISKVEPGAFQKLGALRVLYLDDNQLKSIPSPALAPLNALAELHIGLNGFSTLPDDAFKGLERLAVLDVMDAGLDNISEGAFRGLLSLRTLKLGGNKLREVPTKQLSILNRLEELILGQNSFTMLRSGAFASLSNLKKLDISGAKLLTTVERGAFADNGNLETLILKSNRRLTTMEDGALAGLPNLRHLMLRDNAFTSFPESLVAWGELRRLDLSENPVVCDCNLLWLAEVLVARNSSPVICAEPNESRGKPLKGMEPDELGCAFSDPRKQALIATVCAAGLALFAGMAFFLYYRCRKRVRDALKDYKWKNRAISRKEHEYQKTFSDEEYIVRTHGAHHHRQHPHQQQFQHQQFQHAQQQLQHPHQITPGIKPIPVTEL
- the LOC106694301 gene encoding GATA zinc finger domain-containing protein 8-like, producing MRRPGTLPVHSAINQRTNNSNTISNNNNNHSHNHNPSAVSTNNIFSPTSGPIDNNVITSNGSTRHMSHSLRRNPPALPARADSCRIVNDDHHSSQKHSPPCPQSSYPTLPINGHVSSYYYRERDSTGTSSSIGTATRERTSIRDRELPPVPHRNEPMELEIHDQLAGNAGYRE